One part of the Myxococcales bacterium genome encodes these proteins:
- a CDS encoding IS66 family transposase, translated as MELDEAVATIALLQGQIEAQERLLAARDATIAELQLELLRKEFELARVRRALFGVRSERVTPEELVLPGLDLSAPSDGTPPTEPESSRKRKVREHERGASSRRRRARLELDPACVTDEHVVLDPESTTCACCGTALVAIGEETRTVIEREPARYRRVTTHRRKFACGACKQNGVVIAPPPEPPSTGAGPVGATLAVDTVVAHFHDHLPFHRLVSVFEREGLSIDRGTLSRVSGRVGSLLAPVVATMEHEVLSSKGVVGIDGTGVQIFASPHCARRTIYVLHGQEHVVFRALKADTAAHVLEGFVGFNGIVICDAAKVHLGTVSASLHLVVALCNAHARRNFYDARATDREHADHALGFYQDLARHERRWQDLDPLARQRERETVLRPRFEAFHTWLRTERLRLWPRTPMAEAFDYVLRHWEGLTRFLTDGDIPWTNNASERLLRHVVLGRNAWVFRGSFEGAEHGCVLWSLMLSCRRLGINPRQYLLDTLEALRTTPHGRLSELTPREYARRQRATTHTE; from the coding sequence GTGGAGCTGGACGAGGCCGTCGCGACGATCGCGTTGCTGCAAGGGCAAATCGAAGCCCAGGAGCGCCTGCTGGCCGCGCGCGACGCGACGATCGCCGAGCTCCAGCTCGAGCTGTTGCGCAAGGAGTTCGAGCTCGCACGCGTTCGCCGCGCGCTCTTCGGCGTGCGGAGCGAACGCGTCACGCCCGAGGAGCTGGTGTTGCCGGGGCTGGACCTGTCGGCGCCTTCCGACGGCACGCCCCCCACCGAACCGGAGTCGTCACGCAAACGGAAGGTCCGGGAGCACGAACGCGGCGCGTCGTCGCGACGCCGCCGCGCGCGGTTGGAGCTGGACCCCGCGTGCGTGACGGACGAACACGTCGTCCTCGATCCCGAGTCCACGACCTGCGCGTGTTGTGGGACGGCGTTGGTCGCGATTGGCGAGGAGACGCGTACGGTGATCGAGCGCGAGCCCGCGCGCTACCGCCGCGTCACGACGCACCGGCGCAAGTTCGCCTGTGGCGCGTGCAAGCAGAACGGCGTCGTGATCGCGCCACCGCCCGAGCCGCCGAGCACCGGCGCCGGGCCCGTCGGCGCCACGCTCGCGGTCGACACGGTCGTGGCGCACTTCCACGATCACCTGCCGTTCCATCGCCTCGTGAGCGTGTTCGAGCGGGAGGGCCTGTCGATCGATCGTGGGACGCTCTCCCGCGTGTCGGGTCGCGTGGGGTCCCTGTTGGCGCCCGTGGTCGCGACGATGGAGCACGAGGTGCTGAGCTCGAAGGGCGTCGTCGGGATCGACGGCACGGGCGTCCAGATCTTCGCGAGCCCCCACTGCGCGCGACGCACGATCTACGTTCTGCACGGGCAGGAGCACGTCGTGTTTCGCGCGCTCAAGGCCGACACCGCGGCCCATGTGCTGGAAGGCTTCGTGGGCTTCAACGGCATCGTGATCTGCGACGCGGCGAAGGTGCATCTGGGCACGGTGAGCGCGTCGCTCCACCTGGTCGTCGCGCTCTGCAACGCGCACGCACGGCGCAACTTCTACGACGCGCGCGCGACCGATCGGGAACACGCCGATCACGCGCTGGGCTTCTACCAGGACCTCGCCCGTCACGAGCGACGGTGGCAAGACCTCGACCCCCTGGCGCGACAACGGGAGCGCGAAACGGTGCTGCGCCCGCGCTTCGAGGCGTTCCACACCTGGTTGCGCACCGAGCGGCTGAGGCTGTGGCCTCGCACGCCGATGGCGGAGGCGTTCGACTACGTCTTGCGGCACTGGGAGGGGCTCACGCGCTTCCTCACCGACGGCGACATTCCGTGGACGAACAATGCGAGCGAACGTCTCCTGAGGCACGTGGTGCTGGGACGAAACGCGTGGGTCTTTCGCGGCTCGTTCGAGGGCGCCGAACACGGATGCGTACTGTGGAGTCTGATGTTGAGTTGCCGCCGCCTCGGGATCAACCCGCGGCAGTACCTGCTCGACACGCTGGAGGCGTTGCGAACGACGCCCCACGGGCGCCTCTCCGAGCTCACGCCGCGCGAGTACGCGCGTCGTCAACGCGCGACCACCCACACCGAGTAA
- the tnpB gene encoding IS66 family insertion sequence element accessory protein TnpB codes for MILLPATRPVYAALGTVHLRNSFDRLVAIAHDELGLDALRSAVVLFVNRDRTRCKMLFHDGSGLVILYKRLDRGRFQLPVAVQPTDRSVKLEPRELPVLLAGFTRRTP; via the coding sequence GTGATCCTGCTGCCCGCCACGCGTCCCGTCTATGCCGCGCTGGGCACCGTCCACCTGCGCAACTCCTTCGACCGGCTGGTGGCGATCGCCCACGACGAGCTCGGACTCGACGCGCTTCGCAGCGCCGTCGTGCTCTTCGTCAACCGCGATCGGACGCGCTGCAAGATGCTCTTCCACGACGGCTCGGGGCTGGTGATTCTGTACAAGCGCCTGGACCGTGGCCGCTTCCAGCTCCCCGTCGCCGTTCAGCCCACCGACCGCTCGGTGAAACTCGAACCGCGCGAGCTCCCGGTGCTGCTGGCGGGCTTCACGCGACGCACCCCCTGA